In Crassostrea angulata isolate pt1a10 chromosome 6, ASM2561291v2, whole genome shotgun sequence, a genomic segment contains:
- the LOC128188133 gene encoding uncharacterized protein LOC128188133 has translation MVWIYLLLLSMVQSIYTQTVSRFQNPWVTVVRRHSCSIVECNIGETCDLSYENCRPSGPCLLKQPTCVSAFNSARPGSCPSPRYSMVPRFTVDCFDDAGCDAPQICCHSYYGSYCWLPNGRRTGRSLIPRITEARRNANRRRTRAG, from the exons atGGTTTGGATATATCTTTTGTTG CTCTCAATGGTCCAGTCAATCTACACACAGACGGTGTCTAGATTCCAGAACCCCTGGGTGACAGTCGTCAGGCGGCATTCTTGTTCT ATAGTGGAATGCAACATCGGGGAGACTTGTGATTTATCTTATGAAAATTGTCGTCCGTCTGGTCCGTGTCTGCTGAAACAGCCAACCTGTGTTtcag CCTTTAACTCAGCTAGACCAGGCTCTTGTCCTAGCCCCCGATACAGCATGGTGCCAAGGTTCACTGTAGATTGCTTTGATGACGCCGGATGTGACGCACCTCAAATATGTTGCCATAGTTACTACGGAAGTTATTGTTGGCTTCCGAATGGGCGACGGACCGGAAGATCACTAATACCTAGAATAACCGAGGCTCGACGAAATGCTAACCGAAGACGAACCAGAGCGgggtag